The proteins below are encoded in one region of Apium graveolens cultivar Ventura chromosome 4, ASM990537v1, whole genome shotgun sequence:
- the LOC141719964 gene encoding putative U-box domain-containing protein 50 gives MEDQVEKVYVAIGNDLEDGLGTLEWLLRKWPPYSLHIVIIYSDHSNMGKDHHVLTPFGKLPKSLLNDEKLDGLRKFEMDKTLSKYIAYCAKVKLEILNIDKYDEPLQNIILELISGVRISKLVMGFTFLKSSTWRSRNEMTGPFFIQQKKPDFCEFFVIYGGRSVFLREEGNEGFIEDDQGNLVAKVGKRSSFKGWFGKMFQDNSGTGKSAPCSPSQLTTIDLTNQWEKYVEEIETYINQLLTSNEDEQDGEVANGILYNNLKEDQDIKETMSAEEKVEAMKMKLGRAQEAIKLYRGEAGISVERQKKAEWAISLCIQQAEELEARAKRELVNRTKQMKDLDARKEELHEIRTEVVERKRQLTSKLGLQVKLSNKLTSSASSISNLEGILQNTATKNADVVREIEVLRKQRDIIHRRIEFCIEKNAVASMDDLNFNYKEFTPEEIRVATDNFSPHFTLKSGGKCTNMYMGRIIATTVAIKSMLHLSMDEETFRTKVKLLCEVRHPNIIAVLGVCMQLRCIVFEYVYNGCLRDTLFSSSRSGSKTNQGLNWHARICIAAEICSGLAFLHQAQPRSIFHGNLDPSKILLDRNNVAKIQSSGLVYCTNEFDFKSDIQALGNLILQLLTGRNWAGLVDEDTILTDQLALVALLDETTGDWPLDIATELGRIAVRCLSSDNENYGAGTAMGELNEVRKLADGLLENGGEYDRATTEESGTIPSAFICPIYQDIMKEPYLAADGFSYELEAIQEWLGTGHDTSPMTNLQLKHKHLTPNHTLQFLIQDWHCKTSFPPA, from the exons ATGGAGGATCAAGTAGAGAAAGTTTATGTAGCCATTGGGAATGATCTTGAAGATGGTCTTGGGACTTTGGAGTGGTTACTAAGAAAATGGCCACCTTATTCATTACACATAGTTATAATCTATTCAGATCATAGTAATATGGGAAAAGATCATCATGTATTAACACCAT TTGGTAAGTTACCCAAGAGTCTGCTAAATGATGAAAAACTTGATGGCCTAAGGAAGTTTGAGATGGACAAAACACTATCAAAGTACATAGCATATTGTGCCAAGGTT AAGCTTGAGATTCTTAATATCGATAAGTATGATGAGCCCCTTCAAAACATCATTCTGGAATTGATTTCTGGTGTTCGTATAAGCAAATTGGTCATGGGATTTACTTTCTTGAAATCCTCGACATG GAGATCCAGGAATGAAATGACTGGACCGTTTTTCATTCAGCAGAAGAAGCCTGATTTTTGTGAGTTCTTTGTAATATATGGGGGGAGATCGGTTTTTTTGAGAGAGGAAGGTAATGAAGGATTTATAgaggatgatcaaggaaacttggtGGCTAAGGTTGGTAAGAGAAGTAGTTTCAAAGGCTGGTTTGGTAAGATGTTTCAGGACAATTCTGGTACTGGAAAAAGTGCTCCATGTTCACCTTCACAACTCACAACCATTGATTTGACTAATCAGTGGGAAAAGTATGTGGAAGAGATTGAAACCTATATTAATCAACTCTTGACATCAaatgaagatgaacaagatggtGAAGTCGCAAACGGTATCCTTTATAACAATCTCAAAGAGGATCAAGACATAAAAGAAACAATG AGTGCTGAAGAAAAAGTGGAAGCAATGAAAATGAAACTAGGAAGAGCTCAGGAAGCAATAAAGCTGTATAGAGGAGAAGCCGGAATCAGTGTAGAAAGACAGAAAAAAGCTGAATGGGCTATTTCTTTATGTATACAACAG GCTGAAGAGCTAGAGGCTCGAGCAAAGAGGGAGCTGGTAAACAGAACCAAACAAATGAAAGATTTAGACGCGAGAAAAGAGGAGCTGCATGAGATCAGAACTGAAGTTGTAGAAAGGAAAAGGCAGCTCACCTCGAAACTAGGACTCCAGGTCAAGCTCTCAAATAAATTAACATCATCCGCTTCATCAATATCAAATCTAGAGGGCATACTACAAAATACAGCAACCAAAAACGCAGATGTTGTTCGAGAGATTGAAGTTCTTCGGAAACAAAGAGATATTATTCATCGCAGAATTGAGTTTTGTATAGAAAAAAATGCTGTTGCAAGTATGGATGACTTGAACTTTAACTACAAAGAATTTACACCCGAAGAAATCAGAGTGGCTACGGATAATTTCTCCCCACACTTTACATTGAAGAGTGGTGGTAAGTGCACAAATATGTACATGGGGCGCATCATTGCCACCACAGTGGCAATCAAGTCTATGTTGCACCTATCTATGGATGAAGAAACTTTTCGTACCAAG GTGAAACTGCTCTGTGAAGTTCGGCATCCTAATATTATCGCAGTGCTTGGAGTCTGCATGCAGCTACGATGCATTGTGTTTGAATACGTGTACAATGGCTGCCTAAGGGACACACTATTCTCCTCTTCAAGAAGCGGTAGTAAAACAAACCAGGGTCTAAATTGGCATGCTAGAATCTGCATAGCAGCTGAGATTTGCTCAGGTCTAGCCTTTCTTCACCAGGCCCAGCCAAGGTCCATCTTTCATGGCAACTTGGACCCCTCCAAAATCCTACTTGATCGCAACAATGTTGCTAAAATACAGAGTTCAGGGCTGGTATACTGCACTAATGAGTTTGACTTCAAGTCAGATATCCAGGCTTTGGGAAATCTGATACTGCAGCTTTTAACAGGGAGAAACTGGGCCGGGCTTGTTGACGAGGATACCATACTGACGGACCAATTGGCCTTGGTTGCTCTATTGGATGAAACCACGGGAGACTGGCCTCTGGATATAGCTACTGAACTAGGCAGAATAGCAGTAAGGTGTTTGTCATCCGACAACGAAAATTATGGGGCAGGGACAGCAATGGGAGAGCTAAATGAAGTGAGGAAATTGGCGGATGGTCTTCTGGAAAATGGAGGAGAATACGACAGGGCAACAACGGAGGAGTCTGGCACGATACCAAGTGCATTCATTTGCCCCATATATCAG GACATAATGAAGGAACCATACTTGGCAGCAGATGGGTTTTCGTACGAGCTAGAAGCTATACAAGAGTGGTTAGGGACCGGTCATGATACGTCTCCGATGACAAACTTGCAGCTCAAGCACAAGCACCTTACTCCTAATCACACTCTTCAGTTCCTAATCCAGGATTGGCATTGTAAAACTTCATTTCCTCCTGCATAA